The following are encoded in a window of Shewanella psychrotolerans genomic DNA:
- a CDS encoding DUF3010 family protein, which yields MFCVEVNILITTGVFLKGNEVRLVSLDGTRAMHRVVATKVNKIAIPKAPTVEDIKTFCEAFSAYCIEHHVEQLVLNRRATTGQGAGGAGTFILEGVLLTITPVPLIFVHPATLKATDKRNSELKADKPKTLDLGKAYDLAFEALV from the coding sequence ATGTTTTGTGTAGAGGTGAATATTTTGATAACGACAGGTGTATTTTTAAAGGGCAATGAGGTGCGTTTAGTTAGCCTTGACGGGACGCGTGCCATGCATCGAGTCGTGGCCACTAAGGTCAATAAAATTGCCATTCCTAAGGCGCCAACGGTAGAAGATATCAAGACGTTTTGTGAAGCGTTCAGTGCATATTGCATTGAACATCATGTTGAGCAATTAGTGCTAAATCGACGTGCTACCACTGGCCAAGGTGCTGGTGGAGCGGGCACATTTATACTTGAAGGGGTATTATTGACTATTACGCCAGTGCCGCTCATTTTTGTGCATCCCGCGACGCTTAAAGCCACTGATAAGAGAAATAGCGAATTGAAAGCTGATAAGCCCAAGACGCTTGATTTAGGCAAGGCCTACGACCTTGCCTTCGAGGCATTGGTTTAA
- a CDS encoding peroxiredoxin has product MNTLFKRFIISAGLIISICSVNLAQATDLNVGDKAPEFRLQATDGHFYQLSDYLGKQTLVLAWYPMANTRGCTLECKSLVQKGDLIRQYNAVYMMASVDDLEDNQKFAKEQQADFPMLSDPTKAVAKAYDVLNLVRVASRVTFYIGKDGTILKIDDDINPETAAEDIAATLAQLGVEKQG; this is encoded by the coding sequence ATGAATACCCTTTTTAAACGCTTCATCATTAGTGCAGGCCTAATCATCAGCATCTGCAGTGTTAACTTGGCTCAAGCTACCGACCTTAACGTCGGTGACAAGGCACCTGAATTTCGTCTGCAAGCCACCGATGGCCACTTTTATCAGCTCAGTGACTATCTTGGAAAACAAACCTTAGTGCTTGCCTGGTACCCTATGGCGAACACCCGAGGTTGCACGCTTGAGTGCAAATCATTAGTGCAAAAAGGGGATCTTATTCGCCAATACAATGCGGTATATATGATGGCGAGCGTCGATGACTTAGAAGACAACCAGAAGTTTGCCAAAGAACAGCAAGCCGATTTCCCCATGCTTAGCGATCCCACTAAAGCGGTAGCCAAGGCCTATGACGTACTGAATCTGGTTCGAGTCGCTAGCCGCGTCACTTTCTATATAGGTAAAGATGGCACCATCTTAAAAATTGATGATGACATCAACCCAGAAACGGCTGCTGAAGATATCGCAGCAACATTAGCGCAGCTCGGTGTTGAGAAGCAGGGCTAG
- a CDS encoding S41 family peptidase, producing MMKFGHQTIINGFGLIMLISCIQLTFIALRSEPPKALLSQQEIHTDLVLLEQKIATHSSLAAIAPQHFEQFKKRAMQVANSPRTTINRGEFAIQLLKVLAPLDDISSRVSNIRAKQYLPITLRQMDGGWLALNRNDEPLDADFPFITHIDGLPLKRWVAASQQFLPPSIQSVATEQAKILRMLSILRQEIGISSSETVRLTLSDQQQHIRQLSLAVERNIPRALQPSKTTTNFNNTPEGFFSFNDLSQFTLGNSLEQSLKRSLFSPITILDLRHAYGNGEQLLAWLASYYSPAVAAPLSGVNLSNTYAIARYRRAANVRGDYLTPMNFVPYDSLSRQDQYEVDLTEQQIETQFDDGFSQWHVRKWQQQALPLHLLPQPKPGKLILLIGPGCRQQCQWIAHFAKQWPKTVLIGEPTRGDFGKHHHFKLPSSGITVAITSSIIFDMVGQRLSGVPTKPDIELPIDEILYWQGILALVNAHNQTSSH from the coding sequence ATGATGAAATTCGGACATCAAACCATTATCAATGGGTTCGGACTGATCATGCTCATCAGCTGTATTCAACTCACTTTTATCGCGCTGCGGAGCGAGCCTCCAAAGGCGCTACTCAGTCAACAAGAGATCCACACCGATCTCGTGCTGCTTGAGCAGAAAATTGCCACTCACTCGTCTTTGGCCGCTATCGCCCCGCAGCATTTTGAGCAGTTTAAAAAAAGGGCGATGCAAGTCGCTAATTCACCGAGAACAACCATCAATCGCGGTGAATTTGCCATCCAACTCCTTAAAGTGCTCGCACCACTCGATGACATTTCCAGTCGAGTGTCAAACATTCGAGCCAAACAATACCTTCCCATCACACTGCGCCAGATGGATGGTGGCTGGTTAGCCTTAAATCGTAACGATGAGCCTCTAGATGCAGATTTTCCCTTTATCACACATATAGATGGCCTGCCATTAAAGCGCTGGGTAGCTGCCAGCCAACAATTTCTACCACCATCGATACAATCCGTAGCCACCGAGCAAGCAAAGATACTGCGGATGTTATCGATACTGCGACAGGAGATAGGTATCTCGAGTAGCGAAACGGTTCGTTTAACACTCAGTGATCAGCAACAACATATCCGCCAACTCAGCTTGGCCGTCGAACGGAATATACCTAGAGCGCTGCAACCTTCGAAGACCACCACAAACTTCAACAATACGCCAGAGGGTTTCTTTAGCTTTAATGATCTCAGCCAATTTACGCTCGGCAACTCACTCGAACAGTCTCTAAAACGCTCCCTATTTTCACCTATTACTATATTGGATTTACGTCATGCTTATGGCAATGGCGAACAGTTACTCGCTTGGCTAGCTAGCTATTACAGCCCAGCAGTGGCGGCGCCGCTCAGTGGAGTGAATCTATCGAACACTTACGCCATCGCTCGTTATAGACGCGCAGCAAACGTACGAGGCGACTACCTGACGCCAATGAACTTTGTCCCCTACGATTCATTATCGAGACAAGATCAGTATGAAGTTGATCTGACAGAGCAGCAGATAGAGACTCAGTTCGATGACGGTTTTAGCCAATGGCATGTTCGAAAATGGCAACAACAAGCGCTTCCGCTGCATCTATTGCCTCAACCCAAACCAGGAAAATTGATACTGTTAATCGGGCCAGGCTGTCGTCAGCAATGCCAATGGATAGCACATTTTGCAAAACAGTGGCCCAAGACTGTCTTAATTGGCGAACCCACTCGGGGGGATTTCGGCAAGCATCATCATTTTAAGTTACCCAGCAGTGGCATCACAGTGGCTATCACCAGCAGTATCATCTTTGACATGGTAGGACAACGTTTGTCGGGAGTCCCCACCAAACCAGATATTGAGCTTCCCATCGATGAGATACTCTATTGGCAAGGGATCCTTGCCTTAGTTAACGCGCACAACCAAACCAGTAGTCACTAA
- a CDS encoding phospholipase A, whose product MKVAHYCLCLPLFGLLTFSSQTYCTEKPAEASPKESNDSLLNERIKDELATAELPFVITPHKVNYILPMTYNNTPNEAPFKEEIERNSAEVDKAEAKFQISFKFPLMYNVFGDNGHLFFAYTNQSYWQVYNKEVSSPFRETNHEPEIFMMFNNDWKIGSLTNSIWGVGAVHQSNGQSGNLSRSWNRIYGTMVFDDGPLALGVKVWWRIPEDEKEFPTSPKGDDNPDILDYMGNFEIHAVYGLDEHRFSLMLRNNLEKPNYGAIEATWSYPIVGTLRVYAQYFNGYGESLIDYNAHTNRLGIGVSINDIL is encoded by the coding sequence ATGAAAGTTGCTCATTATTGCTTATGCTTGCCTCTATTTGGCCTACTGACCTTTTCCTCGCAAACCTATTGCACAGAGAAACCAGCGGAAGCATCACCAAAAGAGAGTAATGATTCATTACTCAATGAGAGGATAAAAGATGAATTGGCAACGGCTGAGCTGCCTTTTGTGATCACTCCTCACAAGGTTAACTACATCTTGCCAATGACCTATAACAACACCCCCAATGAAGCTCCCTTTAAAGAGGAGATAGAAAGAAACTCAGCAGAGGTCGATAAAGCTGAAGCCAAGTTCCAGATTAGCTTCAAGTTTCCCTTGATGTATAACGTCTTTGGTGACAATGGCCATCTGTTTTTCGCCTATACCAACCAATCCTATTGGCAAGTTTACAATAAAGAGGTGTCATCCCCTTTTCGTGAAACCAACCATGAACCCGAAATATTTATGATGTTCAACAACGATTGGAAAATTGGCTCATTGACCAATTCGATTTGGGGCGTGGGTGCAGTGCATCAATCGAATGGGCAATCGGGTAATCTCTCCCGCAGTTGGAACCGCATTTATGGCACTATGGTGTTTGATGACGGTCCATTAGCATTGGGAGTAAAGGTATGGTGGCGCATCCCCGAAGATGAAAAGGAGTTTCCCACCTCACCTAAAGGAGATGATAACCCTGACATCTTAGATTACATGGGTAATTTCGAAATTCACGCTGTTTACGGGCTTGATGAGCATAGATTTAGCCTGATGCTTAGAAACAACCTCGAAAAGCCTAATTATGGTGCGATAGAAGCGACTTGGAGCTACCCTATCGTTGGCACGCTTAGGGTTTACGCTCAGTACTTTAATGGCTACGGCGAGAGTTTAATCGACTATAATGCCCATACCAATCGTCTCGGTATCGGCGTGTCGATAAACGACATATTATAG
- the cobA gene encoding uroporphyrinogen-III C-methyltransferase, which yields MELFTLPRQQALGKVWLVGAGPGDVELLTLKAYRILKKADVVLYDALVSDEIMALVPADAEKIAVGKRAGKHSAAQDEINQLLVTKAYTRQNVVRLKGGDPFIFGRGGEELETLVEAGVAFEVVPGITAASGTSAYAGIPLTHREHAQGVTFITGHCKLESRPTDWSSYANSQNTLVIYMGILNAGTIQQGLINAGRAASTPVAIVSKATTANQRSVIGTLGELEQLAASPELKMPALMIIGEVVGLATSLNWFNPDEANLSVEETLAVTNQV from the coding sequence ATGGAACTATTTACTTTACCCAGGCAGCAGGCACTCGGCAAGGTCTGGCTCGTTGGGGCTGGGCCTGGAGACGTTGAGCTATTAACGCTTAAGGCTTATCGCATCTTAAAAAAAGCAGATGTCGTATTATATGATGCCTTGGTGAGTGATGAGATCATGGCATTGGTGCCTGCAGATGCTGAAAAGATTGCCGTAGGCAAACGCGCAGGTAAACACAGTGCAGCGCAGGATGAGATCAATCAACTCTTAGTCACTAAAGCCTATACTCGTCAAAACGTGGTGCGGCTCAAAGGTGGCGATCCGTTTATTTTTGGTCGTGGCGGAGAAGAGTTAGAAACCTTGGTTGAGGCGGGTGTGGCGTTTGAAGTGGTTCCAGGCATTACTGCTGCGAGCGGTACCTCTGCTTATGCTGGTATTCCCCTGACCCATAGAGAGCATGCTCAAGGGGTCACTTTTATTACCGGTCATTGCAAACTTGAGAGTCGTCCAACCGACTGGAGCAGCTATGCCAATAGCCAAAATACGCTCGTTATCTACATGGGTATTTTAAATGCAGGCACCATACAGCAAGGCTTGATCAACGCTGGCCGCGCTGCCTCTACGCCAGTGGCGATTGTGTCTAAAGCGACTACCGCAAATCAGCGTAGCGTTATTGGTACCTTAGGTGAGCTTGAACAATTAGCTGCATCACCAGAACTTAAGATGCCAGCGCTGATGATTATTGGTGAAGTTGTCGGTTTAGCGACTAGCTTAAACTGGTTTAATCCTGATGAAGCTAATCTTTCTGTTGAAGAAACTCTAGCTGTCACTAATCAAGTTTAA
- a CDS encoding TIGR03899 family protein, whose protein sequence is MAEVVKVSNNQLDVSARKKTLLLGRQLGLGSEEGYRPSNASIIERAEHRALKQASQYQSNIETIYAIAISHSSSEVTGADLDPDWVHQFFKLAEQIHNRNMQELWGRILANEVSSPGNFSLRSLAALKQLTHKEAQMFEKVLTMAATINGDSKLKLINGYRHTGGIGQLFRKSENVNIAFSLFGLPYSSILTLMDAGLLHRSEFETGELTSKNPISFTLAGIKKTLTPKHGHLILSYYRLTSTGDELAQLVHPKPDEEYAKALGALFTKDFKLD, encoded by the coding sequence ATGGCTGAAGTCGTAAAGGTATCTAACAATCAACTTGATGTGTCTGCACGCAAAAAAACCTTGCTGCTAGGACGACAATTAGGTTTAGGTAGCGAGGAGGGCTATCGGCCATCGAATGCATCTATCATTGAGCGCGCCGAACATCGAGCGCTCAAACAGGCGAGCCAGTACCAGAGTAATATTGAGACCATCTACGCTATCGCAATATCTCACAGCTCATCAGAGGTCACTGGTGCGGACTTAGATCCTGACTGGGTACACCAGTTCTTTAAATTGGCAGAACAGATCCACAACCGCAACATGCAAGAGTTATGGGGACGAATCTTAGCCAACGAAGTCAGCAGCCCAGGGAATTTCAGCTTAAGAAGTTTGGCAGCACTCAAACAGCTGACCCATAAAGAAGCACAGATGTTCGAGAAAGTGTTAACCATGGCAGCCACCATTAATGGTGATTCAAAGCTCAAGCTTATCAATGGCTATCGTCACACAGGAGGCATTGGGCAACTGTTTAGAAAATCGGAAAACGTGAATATCGCCTTTTCACTGTTTGGATTACCCTACTCTTCAATCCTCACCCTGATGGATGCAGGATTGTTACACAGAAGTGAGTTCGAAACTGGTGAGCTAACCTCAAAGAATCCTATCAGCTTTACCCTAGCAGGCATTAAAAAGACACTCACCCCTAAGCATGGGCATCTGATCTTAAGCTACTATCGATTAACCTCTACCGGGGATGAATTAGCTCAGCTAGTTCACCCCAAACCAGATGAAGAGTATGCGAAGGCGCTAGGCGCCCTATTCACTAAAGATTTTAAACTTGATTAG
- a CDS encoding MFS transporter, which yields MQKSPQKLLLLMTFVMSLVFSVWQVLLNNFVIERANFTGAEIGMLQSLREVPGFLAFTAIFILLLLKEQTFALLSLALLTIGVAITGFFPQVIGLYLTTILMSVGFHYFETINQSLTLQWIDKQETAGFLGKALAWRSAAALTGYASIWIIMTWLQLDYQWMYAIIGALGLVMVIILAGYFPQFPQGELQHKKVILRKRYWLYYLLTFFSGARRQIFMVFAGFMMVEKFGYSVSQITALFLINYVVNLLFAPAIGRFIGRIGERNALTLEYIGLIIIFTSYAFVEQSEFAAALYVIDHLLFAMAIAIKTYFQKIADPKDIAATMSVSFTINHIAAVVIPALLGLFWLYSHKIVFFIGAGFALCSLMLAFNIPRHPSAKKQVNWPIGANS from the coding sequence ATGCAGAAAAGTCCGCAAAAACTATTGTTATTAATGACATTTGTTATGTCTCTGGTGTTTTCTGTTTGGCAAGTATTACTGAATAACTTTGTTATCGAACGGGCCAACTTTACTGGTGCTGAAATCGGCATGTTACAAAGCCTCAGAGAAGTCCCCGGGTTTCTGGCATTCACCGCCATCTTCATTTTACTGCTGTTAAAAGAGCAGACATTTGCACTGTTATCTTTGGCGCTATTAACCATAGGTGTCGCCATCACTGGGTTTTTCCCGCAAGTGATTGGCCTCTATCTCACGACGATCTTGATGTCGGTAGGCTTTCATTACTTTGAAACAATAAATCAGTCACTGACATTGCAATGGATCGACAAACAAGAAACGGCAGGATTTTTAGGTAAAGCGTTGGCTTGGCGCTCGGCTGCAGCGCTAACGGGATACGCTAGCATTTGGATTATCATGACGTGGCTGCAACTCGATTATCAGTGGATGTATGCCATCATTGGTGCACTCGGCTTAGTGATGGTCATTATCTTAGCGGGTTATTTCCCACAGTTTCCTCAGGGGGAGCTCCAACATAAGAAAGTGATCTTACGCAAACGCTATTGGCTCTACTATTTGCTGACCTTTTTCTCAGGCGCAAGACGTCAGATATTCATGGTTTTCGCCGGCTTTATGATGGTTGAAAAGTTCGGTTACAGCGTTAGCCAGATCACCGCACTGTTTCTGATTAACTACGTGGTTAACCTATTGTTTGCACCTGCAATTGGTCGGTTTATTGGCCGCATTGGCGAGCGTAATGCCCTGACCTTGGAATATATTGGCTTAATCATCATTTTTACCAGTTATGCCTTTGTCGAACAAAGTGAATTTGCTGCCGCACTGTACGTTATTGATCATCTGTTGTTTGCTATGGCCATTGCGATAAAAACCTACTTCCAAAAAATTGCCGATCCAAAAGATATCGCCGCGACCATGTCAGTGAGTTTTACCATTAACCATATCGCGGCAGTCGTTATCCCTGCGTTATTGGGACTTTTCTGGCTTTACTCTCATAAAATAGTGTTCTTTATCGGTGCTGGATTTGCGCTATGCTCCTTGATGTTGGCATTCAATATTCCACGCCACCCAAGTGCGAAGAAACAAGTTAACTGGCCTATTGGCGCTAACTCTTAA
- a CDS encoding imelysin family protein: protein MKQLKYSAIALALISSLAACGGSGSDDTPVVEPETGFSFSADEMIVNLSDDVIVSGYSILADRGTALLLATQTLVATPTQANLEAAQAAWKDARQPWEQGESHIFGPVDSLGIDPHLDSWPLNTTDLQTVLANSSGFDADTIKVWNDDVQGFHTMEYLLFGDGVNNNVKSIDELSANERDYLMGLAEVFRDYTRILADAWLVSHDGKSGAAYGELLKTPGTNGNTFYSSQVGVIEELIKGMIGIVDEVGNGKIADPFGSSAQTADTSKVESQYSWNSLTDFSDNIIGVRNVYQGEFTGEADKQGIVDFVSAANPELATRVGREIDEAILQIRAIAGTNNMPFRQAIQDTAGRVRVQKAVDALSKLQTSLQNEVLPLLQEWQGK, encoded by the coding sequence ATGAAACAACTTAAATACAGTGCGATCGCCTTAGCCCTTATCTCTTCTTTAGCTGCTTGTGGTGGCTCTGGTAGCGACGATACCCCCGTCGTGGAGCCAGAAACGGGCTTTAGTTTTTCGGCTGACGAGATGATAGTCAATCTAAGTGATGACGTGATTGTCAGCGGATATTCGATTTTAGCCGATCGTGGTACGGCATTACTCTTAGCGACCCAAACCTTAGTGGCAACACCAACTCAGGCCAATTTGGAGGCGGCGCAAGCGGCATGGAAAGATGCCCGTCAGCCTTGGGAGCAGGGAGAATCGCACATTTTTGGTCCTGTAGACTCGTTGGGTATCGATCCCCATTTAGATAGCTGGCCGCTAAACACCACAGATTTGCAAACGGTATTGGCAAATAGCTCTGGCTTTGACGCCGATACCATCAAAGTGTGGAACGATGATGTTCAAGGTTTCCATACCATGGAATATCTACTCTTTGGCGATGGGGTTAATAACAACGTTAAAAGTATCGATGAACTTAGCGCAAATGAGCGCGATTATCTCATGGGGCTTGCCGAAGTGTTCCGTGACTATACACGGATCCTCGCCGATGCCTGGCTAGTTAGTCATGATGGCAAATCTGGTGCCGCTTATGGTGAGCTACTTAAAACACCAGGGACTAATGGCAATACCTTTTATAGCTCTCAAGTTGGGGTAATTGAAGAGTTGATTAAAGGGATGATCGGTATCGTCGACGAAGTGGGCAACGGTAAGATCGCCGATCCCTTCGGTAGCTCGGCGCAAACTGCCGATACGTCAAAGGTAGAGTCTCAATATTCTTGGAATTCGCTTACCGATTTTAGTGACAACATCATTGGGGTACGTAATGTCTACCAAGGTGAATTTACAGGTGAGGCGGATAAACAAGGTATTGTCGATTTTGTTAGCGCGGCAAATCCAGAGTTAGCCACCCGTGTTGGGCGAGAAATCGATGAGGCTATTTTGCAGATCCGCGCCATCGCAGGAACCAATAACATGCCATTCCGTCAGGCAATACAAGATACCGCAGGGCGAGTTAGGGTACAAAAAGCGGTAGATGCCTTATCCAAGTTACAAACTAGCCTACAAAACGAAGTACTGCCATTACTGCAAGAGTGGCAAGGGAAATAG